Proteins from a single region of Pyrus communis chromosome 6, drPyrComm1.1, whole genome shotgun sequence:
- the LOC137737439 gene encoding pto-interacting protein 1-like, with the protein MSCFSCCVQDDVRKASETRPHVTNHSAGNSGGYYQKEAAPKDSQVVNILPIAVAAIPVDELKDLTDNFGTKSLIGEGSYGRVYHGVLKSGPAAAIKKLDSSKQPEREFLSQVSMVSRLKHDNVVELVGYCIDGPLRLLAYEYAPKGSLHDILHGRKGVKGAQPGPVLSWVQRVKIAVGAARGLEYLHEKAQPHIIHRDIKSCNILLFDDDVTKIADFDLSNQAPDMAARLHSTRVLGTFGYHAPEYAMTGQLSSKSDVYSFGVVLLELLTGRKPVDHTLPRGQQSLVTWATPKLSEDKVKQCVDARLNGEYLSKAVAKLAAVAALCVQYEADFRPNMSIVVKALQPLLHARSAPHH; encoded by the exons ATGAGCTGCTTCAGTTGTTGTGTACAAGATGATGTCCGTAAAGCTTCTGAGACTCGACCACATGTAACAAATCACTCAGCAG GCAATAGTGGAGGTTACTATCAGAAAGAAGCTGCACCCAAGGATAGTCAGGTTGTAAATATCCTCCCCATTGCTGTCGCTGCCATTCCAGTGGATGAATTGAAAGATTTGACAGATAACTTTGGCACGAAATCTTTAATCGGTGAGGGTTCATATGGAAGAGTATATCATGGTGTTCTGAAAAGTGGGCCTGCTGCAGCTATTAAGAAGTTAGACTCCAGTAAACAACCGGAGCGAGAATTCTTATCGCAG GTTTCCATGGTTTCAAGATTAAAACATGACAATGTTGTCGAGCTTGTTGGTTATTGTATTGATGGCCCTCTCCGTCTCCTTGCCTATGAGTATGCTCCTAAGGGGTCCCTTCATGATATTCTCCATG GTCGGAAAGGTGTTAAGGGAGCACAGCCAGGTCCGGTTCTGTCATGGGTACAAAGGGTTAAAATTGCTGTAGGAGCAGCAAGAGGACTTGAATATCTACATGAAAAGGCGCAGCCTCATATAATCCATCGTGATATTAAGTCCTGCAATATACTGCTTTTTGATGATGATGTTACAAAGATTGCTGATTTTGATCTGTCAAATCAAGCACCTGATATGGCAGCACGTCTTCATTCTACTCGTGTTCTTGGGACTTTTGGTTATCATGCTCCAGA GTATGCAATGACTGGACAGCTGAGTTCAAAAAGTGATGTCTACAGCTTTGGTGTAGTGTTGCTTGAACTCTTGACTGGGCGTAAACCTGTTGATCACACATTGCCGCGTGGGCAGCAGAGCCTTGTGACATGG GCAACACCAAAACTCAGTGAGGATAAGGTGAAGCAATGTGTTGATGCTAGACTCAATGGAGAGTACCTTTCCAAGGCAGTTGCAAAG TTGGCTGCTGTTGCCGCCTTGTGCGTCCAATATGAAGCTGATTTCCGGCCAAATATGAGCATTGTTGTCAAGGCTCTACAGCCTCTTTTGCATGCTCGGTCCGCTCCCCACCATTGA
- the LOC137737546 gene encoding probable receptor-like protein kinase At5g18500 gives MASGLDTVLTKKTFVFGLKVWVLTGIIVGVFIVMILAVLSICLTSRKRSRKSTDMLPLRRIPNDSKEIKEIRVDQACANNYVPRSSSFLTLGDKFSDRESEKVLIHKNGDSSSRSGSFNNGEKENVGSQSGDESGAAYMYEPSSQPITAPSPLSGLPEFSRLGWGHWFTLRDLEFATGQFSKENVIGEGGYGVVYRGNLINGSPVAVKKLLNNLGQAEKEFRVEVEAIGHVRHKNLVRLLGYCIEGTHRLLVYEYVNNGNLEQWLHGAMRHHGYLTWEARMKVLLGTAKALAYLHEAIEPKVVHRDIKSSNILLDDDFNAKISDFGLAKLLGAGKSHITTRVMGTFGYVAPEYANSGLLNEKSDVYSFGVVILEAITGRDPVDYGRPAQEVNLVDWLKMMVGSRRSEEVVDPNIETKPSTSALKRALLTALRCVDPDSDKRPKMGQVVRMLESEEYPIPREDRRRRRSQAGITEAESLNSDTDRSEKPNTKTDSRRNRRT, from the exons ATGGCATCTGGTCTTGATACTGTATTAACCAAGAAGACATTTGTCTTCGGTTTAAAGGTTTGGGTATTAACGGGGATCATTGTGGGAGTTTTTATAGTGATGATTCTTGCGGTGCTATCAATTTGTCTTACTTCACGAAAGAGATCCAGAAAGTCTACTGACATGCTTCCTCTGCGCAGAATTCCAAATGATTCAAAGGAAATCAAAGAGATTAGGGTAGATCAAGCTTGTGCAAATAACTATGTACCCCGTAGTAGTTCTTTTCTCACCCTTGGCGATAAATTCAGTGACAGAGAGTCTGAGAAAGTTTTGATCCATAAGAATGGAGATAGTAGCAGTCGATCAGGCTCATTTAACAATGGGGAGAAGGAAAATGTTGGTTCTCAATCTGGAGATGAGAGTGGTGCAGCTTATATGTACGAGCCTTCTTCACAGCCTATAACTGCACCTTCACCTCTATCTGGTCTACCTGAATTCTCTCGCCTTGGTTGGGGTCACTGGTTTACATTAAGGGACCTTGAGTTCGCAACAGGTCAGTTTTCAAAGGAAAATGTCATTGGTGAGGGTGGATATGGAGTTGTTTATCGGGGTAATCTGATTAATGGATCTCCTGTGGCTGTGAAGAAGCTACTCAACAACCT AGGACAAGCAGAGAAGGAATTCAGAGTGGAAGTTGAGGCTATTGGGCATGTACGACACAAAAACTTGGTTCGACTTTTGGGATACTGCATTGAAGGAACCCACAG GTTGCTGGTTTATGAATATGTCAACAACGGAAATTTGGAGCAATGGCTTCATGGAGCTATGCGTCATCATGGATATCTCACATGGGAGGCACGCATGAAAGTTCTCCTTGGCACCGCTAAAGC gCTGGCTTATTTGCATGAGGCCATTGAACCCAAAGTTGTGCATCGAGACATTAAGTCGAGCAATATCTTACTTGATGATGATTTCAATGCTAAGATATCTGATTTTGGTCTGGCAAAGTTGCTAGGTGCCGGGAAGAGTCATATTACAACTAGAGTTATGGGTACCTTTGG ATATGTGGCCCCAGAATATGCCAACTCTGGCCTTCTAAATGAGAAGAGTGATGTTTATAGCTTTGGGGTTGTGATTTTGGAAGCAATCACTGGAAGAGATCCGGTGGATTACGGTCGGCCAGCACAAGAG GTAAATTTGGTAGATTGGCTCAAGATGATGGTTGGAAGCAGGCGTTCAGAAGAGGTGGTAGATCCGAACATTGAGACCAAGCCATCTACGAGTGCCCTTAAACGAGCCCTCTTGACTGCACTGAGGTGTGTAGATCCAGATTCTGATAAAAGGCCTAAGATGGGCCAAGTGGTTCGCATGCTTGAATCGGAGGAGTATCCCATACCGCGAGAG GACCGAAGACGGCGAAGAAGTCAAGCAGGGATTACAGAAGCAGAGTCTCTAAATTCTGATACAGATAGGAGTGAGAAGCCAAATACAAAGACAGATAGCAGAAGGAACCGTCGAACATAG